GTCGGAGTCAGCGGCATTCAGGGTCACAGGAAGCCCCAATTCCTTCCTCCATTCCCTCTGGATCATTATTCTCATCAGAAGAACAGTGtatacggtacacaaacctctttttctctcgttccattatagacccaaaatttattgatatggagttcttctcaaatgagaattttgaatgcttccaagcatttgaaaactccaatcttattccattcatgtctCTGAAATTACCTGTCTATTCTGAATTAGTCAAAGCtttctattctaatttagaaatccATGAAGGTACCCTAATGTctgaagtttatgggattaagatggtcattgaccaatccctattttatgatttaacaaaattgccTAGTGAAGGTGTACCTTTTGAGGATGCACTAATTGATGAATGGAAATTcgatttctctgtgcatgatgcccgccggttggtttgcaccaatcaagcggatatgaccggaaggcttcttgccggttcattggcttttgagagCCGCATCCTCCATTACCTTATTGTTCGCATCTTACTccctagatcttcaaaccttgcttaggtttctgaagaagatctcattgtcatgtaagcctttcataaaggtttacaaattgattgggcacaccttgttagatatcgcatgcataaggcattgcgattgaatgccccattgccttatcctcatcttgttactcttttccttcaacacttcaacatccctcttgattttgaaccttatgttccaatcaagagatcattcctTATAGGTGCTTCAGTCATAGCATCCTTTGGTTATATTAAGGAGCATGATGACTCTTGGGTAAAGAAGGGTGCTAGAAatgttggtgaagaaggacatgatggagaagattcatctcttctttTGAAGATTTTGGAAaggtttgatggtcttcaaacctttgttgctgagaggtttgatactttggaattgcaagtggatatgcgtttcaatgaaatggagtcaagaatgacaaaggttgaagaagatgtatcTTACATTCGGTCAagcttcgatcttccaccaccaccgccaccatcatcttagaattatattattattactactttgattttcagccttgtattttggctatattattatggtatttgaacaatttactatttccttatttgcatggtatgtttggaccaatattaagtatgttatttgactatgtggagTTTATAATTAATCTATTCATGGTTGTTTGCTTCTTGGTTTTCATGGTTCttgcttcttgcttcatgatttggttgatattttttttcatgaatattgtatggatgtttaaattaaatttgtttgatacgcactttggctttttgttgatgccaaagggggagagaaatgggattaaatcaagaattcacatgagtaatcaacttatttttaagataagcataaattcaaaaacaaagggggagaatttatgagagtaatcgactaggaaaaagtgtgtgtgtttcttgatttcagaagttgtcatcatcaaaaagggggagaatgtagaagcaaggcttcatggtgaatgtgattcaaaggtgttttgatgataacaatgatgacaacaaaagatgatgacaaaggtgatgaacaaaaagctcaaagatcaaagaacaactcaagtgaatcaaagaacatctcaagtgaatcaagaaaaagtcaagagttcaagaaaagaatcaagaagaattcaagactcaagaagaaagcctagaatcaagattcaagattcaaggttcaagatctcaagaatcaagatcaagattcaagactcaagattcaagaataaagaaaagactcaatcaagataagtattaaaaagtttttcaaaactttgaatagcacatgagtttttgacaaaaccttttaccaaagagtttttactctctggtaatcaattaccatattgttgtaatcgattaccagtagcaaaatgagtttgaaaaagttttcaaactaaatttacaacgttccaattattttcaaaaagctataatcgattacaatgttttggtaatcgattatcagtgcccttgaacgttgaaattcaaattcaaatgtgaagagtcacatcctttcacttaaaagccttgtgtaatcgattacactaatttggtaatcgattaccagtgactgtttctgataaatcaaaagatgtaactcttcaaaaaggttttgactttttcaaattggttttaagtttttctaaaaagttataactattctaaatggtcttcttgaccagacatgaagagtctataaaagcaaggctttgttttgcaaattaattcaattcattcaatacttttacttttccaatcaattctttacaagccttgaatctctttaaacttcttcttcttctttgtaccaaaagctttctgaagttttctggttttctaaaccttgaaaacttgtgctattcatcttttcattctcttctccctttgccaaaaagaattcgccaaggactaaccgcctgaattctttttgtgtctctcttctcccttttccaaaagaacgaaggactaaccgcctaaattcttttgtgtctcccttctcccttgtcaaagaattcaaaacgacacagtctgagaattcttttgattcttcccattccctaatacaaaagtgttcaaaggactaaccgcctgagaattcttttgtatccccattcacaaagtatcaaaggtttaacggcctgagatctttgtctcaacacattggagggtacatcctttgtgatacaagtagagggtacatctacttgggtttgactgagaacaagagagggtacatctcttgtggatcagttctagtggagggtacatccactaggttcaaagagaacaagggagggtacatcccttgtggatctttgcttgtaaaaggatttttacaaggttgaaagaaatctcaaagaTCGCAAGTCGCTTGGGAACTGGATGTAGacacaggttgttgccgaaccagtataaaaactcttgtgtgtttgtttccttcttccctactcttttactttccgctgtgcatttaatttccgcttttactttctgttaagtttctcttctactccatattctcttaacaacaaaagtaaaagccttaaaagagtaatttttcaattagtaaaggtttaggaataattaattcaaccgccccttcttaattattctgaggccactcgatccaacaattgAAGTTGAATAGAAATATTTGAATGTTCCTCAGCTTATGAAAACATAACCCAATTTTTATTGGGTGgtgaaataaaatcaaatattggTGACAGCACTAGTTCAATCCTGCATGCAACTCCTGCTATATTTTGGCTACAAAGGTGAACGTGTGATCCACCTTGTGCAGACATATGCCTTGTACTACTGGTGCTTCCATTATGCCAAACGAATTCTGgaaacattttttatgcatcGCGTCATTCTGCCTATGGAACTCCGGTGAAGTTGAGTTTGGGGACGCGGAAGGAGTCGAGGTGGAACTCCGGGAGGGAGGGGTCGTAGTCGAGGTGTAGCAACATATGCGGCAACAGCTTCGCCTCTTGGGTTTTGGCTGGAACGAGGGTGGCAGCATCGGCTTTCGCAGCGGAGGTGGCAATGGTTTGGAGTATGGGTCCCGATAACCGAGGGGTTTATGTAGAATTGGCTTGGGTTGGGGTTCTTCCATGTGGAAGCGGCATAAGATGCATATCAATGCATATTAGTCTGTCTGGCACTACGTGGACACCTCATTGATGATGTTACCTTCAAATGTAACGACAAAGACTATTTTACAACACTTATATAAAGATAGGaactattttagatttttcattaagttagagACTAATATACAACAAGGGTACAAAGTAAGGGAATAAATTGTCTATTTActcttaaaatttcaaatttatttaatttagttaagATCGTCATTATTACTTCAGGTGTCACCTAAAACAAAGTCACACtgatataatttatgtattattcAATCATATAATGTCACATGATTTACATCATTACATCAATAGTAACAAGCtttagttaaaatcaattcactTCATTATCGACATGATTAGATAATACACAAGTCATACCAGTGCATGACTTCAAGTCATCAAAGTAACGATCTTTAGTTAAAATCACtaatatgatactcatgcatacGCACAAGTAATACAGCTGCCTACGCGTTAAAGAGAGAATGTGTGACAGGGATGAAAGAAAAGATATAATGgatatttaagatttaaaaaggAAGATGGTGTACTTATCAAAAGGGTGATACAATTAGCAAGTTTATGTAAAAAGACTAAACTTACCATCTTTAAACAGCtgtcaaataaataaagaagcttattgaaataatttttattatatagaaTTTATTATATAGAATTCACTTCTAAGTCATTTAAGTCCTTCAGAAATATAGACGGATACACATGCATATAGTATTTAACAacatttactattaaaaatcaACAAGACTACAAAATTCCCAAATCTCAACCATAACAAACTGCACATTCTAATCTCAACCCATTCTAATCTCAACCATAACAAAGTACACATATCTGCATTGTTTGTTTATCTCTTCACTCTAAAACCGGACTAAAACATCCAAATCCTTCCACATGATCAATGACCATTGCACTTTTCTACCACAAATCAAATACCAAGACAGAGAAcctttcaatatttatttttcttgaataataataataataataatacttgtTCCCCAACAATAAAATGTTCATATCAACAAACTCAAGAAAAATCTAAAAGCTTTGGTTTGAACTTGCATCCTCTAATGACAAATTCAAGGAAAATAGATACAATTCCAACTAATATCCTAGCATTTCCAATTGAAAATTTGTCAGTTACTTAATGCGTAACATATCACTCCTTTACAATCAAAAACTACATTAAAAACAGAACCTAAACACAGTTTTCGATTACCCCCAAACTAATCCACACAATGCAATAACCTAAGAACCACAGCGAAAAAATCTTCATAACCGtggaaaaaaatgtataagCACGAAAACGTTGCTCCTTcgtttaatttcaattaaagttGTACATTTTCTATGCAGAACAGAACAGAATAAACTTCATATCTTACAGAACAAACCTAAACCAAAACATCACACCGATTCAAAAGAACAGGTATTTTTTCGCTGCAATAGAATTCAATAACACTAAGAACTTTTTAGCCTCCAAAACCATAGAGGGTCCTTCCCTGCCTCTTAAGAGCATAAACAACATCCATAGCAGTAACCGTCTTCCTCCTAGCGTGCTCAGTGTAGGTCACAGCATCGCGAATCACGTTCtccaagaatatcttcagaacTCCTCTGGTTTCCTCGTAGATCAAACCACTGATCCTCTTCACGCCACCTCTTCTCGCTAACCTACGAATCGCAGGTTTCGTGATGCCCTGGATGTTGTCACGAAGAACCTTCCTGTGCCTCTTGGCACCTCCCTTTCCCAAACCCTTTCCACCCTTTCCACGACCAGACATTTTCTCAATAAGATTTGGTTCGAAGCTTGTTGAGTCTGAAAatttgttgttttgattttaaatgtGATAAAAAGGAAGTGGGAGATTAGGTTATTTATTTGGGTGCGAAGAGGAGGCTTATTAGGTTTGAATGGGCAATTCAGGAACTGATGCATTGGCAATTCAGGAACGTTGGATTGTAAACTAATCGACGGTCTATGTTCGCGATCCGTGGACTGATGAATGGGCAATTTAGGAACGTCAATAAGAAAGTTTTAACGGTCAGGTATTGTTTCCTGAGCCAGTTACGGATTTGGACTTTGTTTGCTTTTTCTCGGCTTTCCAGTTGTAGACTTGTAGTGCCTGTCACTTTTTagcatttatttttatagactctgtttatttcttttgtagtttttgtttttggtttattaagattttatttcatcaacttttcaaattttaatttttagtttcttaaaatttatttgacaaaaaattttagtatttcattaattttttagtatttttattttcttaatttttttatttttaatcttttatttatttttattgctcaaaattagttcaaaatatatcaaaaaaatagaaactaaaatgGACAAAATAAAGACTAATcttgattaataaaaataaaggtttaatgtaatttttagtCAATTATATTTCAcaattgtttcactttagtataCTAAATTTTAAGAGTATCattatacttttttatgtttttgaaatgtatcatTTAGGTCCTTTTTCCCAATTTTTCGTTAGGAACATTagtgttttgttaaattttaaattttaaaatgacttaATATTACTTTTGATGTTTCACACTTGTTTTACTTTGgtacattaagttttaaaattttcatcttagtcatttgtgttttcaaaatgtatcattttgattttttttttcaatttttcgttAGAAACGTTAGTATCCATctatgtttaaaaaatttaaataattaatttaacatagtAACAGTTAAAAATTGTCACTAacgttttatttaaaaaattgaaactatcactattattattattattattattattattattattattattattattattattattattattattattattattattattaacgaTAATGCTTGATAACCTTGACTCGTTGAGTTTCTCCACAGGTGACGAAGATGTAGATGTTAGATGGAAAATCATTTACTTGTCTAGTCCAACCGTGCACAACAACAGAGATCTTTCACACAAACATCACAAAGAGTCAAATTGTAACTTCCTCATTACGATATGGGTTAATTTTAGGatcatgttttttgtttcattaaaGATAACTCTTGCTTCGATTTTCTCTGCTTATATTTccaataacataattatatgaAAGGTTTGGGTTTTCCAATAgcataattattatttagtgcattatataatatttatatttaatcttgGTTTAGTGTCtacttaaaaattcaatttcaatattGAGTTCTTTTATAATTACATAGGGAAATTGCTATATATacctttctttttaatattctacaccattttgccttttttttaactttcaaaaatACCATTTTAACAATGTATCCTCTTTTTTCCAAAACTTTTCCCCATAAGGGCATCGATGCTTTTTCAAAATGGAAGGTGCAACAATATGTTGGATATTCATCACTATAAACACTAATACAATCACTCCAATCACAAAAAACCTCCATCCACCATTGATAAAAAGGTtctttttatgaattattttttgttttgacaaTGCAATCTAGATCTTGCTTATGGTTACTGGATTTGGTATTAGTGGATGATTAGCAAGTGTTGGATCGGGTTTTGTTGGTGATCAGGATGGTGGTCAAATATGTGTTTGAGTTAGAGATCAATGTCATGGAGAGTTCAAGATTTGACGATGTCATTTCGATGGTACAATGAAATAACAACAATCACACTAGAAGGGAGATTGAATAGTATGTTAATCAAAGATATAATAActgtttataacttttaacacaaATATAGATGTAAATATAGAAGAAAGATAGGTAGTCCACTGAAgaggaaaacaaattttaataaggACAAGTTTGATTGTTCGAAGACTTAATAATATGGAGTCTTTTTAAAACAGTTTTCCAAATAGCCACTTGGTATTAAAGAAGTGACAAAGAGTATTAATAGAACGCTCAATAAACCATAAAGGACAGAAGTAGAAATACCtggtttatactggttcactcaacCTGAACTACGTTCAGTTCTCCTTTACTCAATAGTAAAGGATTCTACTAATCAAAACATGATTACATAACAAGTGTTTTGACCTGCCACTTATGGCTTCACAATATTCTTAATATCACTTCTTGCACTTTCTTAGACTCCCCCTGAATCTAAGAAACTCAAGTATTGGTTAACACTAAGTCACTCCTAGCTTTCACAAACAatagtttgaatgaatacaagtaTTCAACAATACTCAAAGAGTGGATAAGCAATAAAGCTCGATTACAAAAAGACTTTTCTTAGCAAAGAATAAACAAATGGACACTTTGTATTATTCGTCCAGTAATTTCAGCAGAGTTTCGCTTCAATTAAGTTCTTGGTTTTTCGTCAGCTTTTCTCTCCTCTGCTTTTTAGGTAGAGGCTACCTTTTATAGACTTTAGTGAGGAATCCACTAGGGGATCATCATCAATTCCTTGAAAAGACTGTTGTGCTCTGATTGGTGAGAAATTTCACGATAGTACAAACAGCACCATGTGCTTTTTGTCCTTAGCGAAAGTGACCTTTAGAGAATATTTTGTGAGTAccttatattttattctattttttcatttccttaaattcaaatgttagcatttcaaagtaaagagagataaaatgaatttgtatAGGATATAATATGTGCACTTcccttttttaattatcatagaCTTTTTGCCTAATGCTTATCATTCTAAAGGATGTGTAAGTTACTTACTGACCGTATGCATGGAATAATCATATAACACTAACTATCATGGAGAGTTGGCACCTTTTGATTTTAGCGTGTTTGATGTTGGATAGATAGTTAACATTACAATCCTTCTTGAACGATACAACATATTGTTAagttctttaaaatttgaacctGTCCACTTATCAAAAATTCATTAGAACATTagtaatttatacttttttgttATTCATCAAAATCCAAGGTAGATGAGACGAGTGACCATCCAGACCTAACATACAATGCATTTGTTCATTGCTAAAGACATTTTGATGCATGTCAAAGTTTTTATCCACTAAGGTTCACAACAAATGACACCATTATTTCTGCAAGTAGTGGTGGGCCTATGTCCTTGTTAACAATGTAGACTTATACACTGTTTGACTATGCAAGATTGCTTTGAACTGTAATCATTAGGTAGAATGGCATATTTATGATACAATGGAGCATGATGGTTATTTACGAGTTTTAATGAGCATGGTGGATACCAATGATAGAGAAAATGTAAACATTAATTGGAAATGATAACATTGGGGGTGAGAAACtccaaacaaatttatttaacatgtttttttaaagtaaaagtaaactgacatatattattaaaaagaagagttatatataacaattttcGTTACATGGTTATTTATTATACAAGTTCAT
The nucleotide sequence above comes from Glycine soja cultivar W05 chromosome 11, ASM419377v2, whole genome shotgun sequence. Encoded proteins:
- the LOC114376647 gene encoding histone H4 → MSGRGKGGKGLGKGGAKRHRKVLRDNIQGITKPAIRRLARRGGVKRISGLIYEETRGVLKIFLENVIRDAVTYTEHARRKTVTAMDVVYALKRQGRTLYGFGG